Within Capsicum annuum cultivar UCD-10X-F1 unplaced genomic scaffold, UCD10Xv1.1 ctg74984, whole genome shotgun sequence, the genomic segment GAAAGTGGAAAAGAGAGTGTGCTATAGTGTGTCCCACAGAAACACTTGTACACATGTAAGGCGTGCTCACACAACTTGTGATGGTTGAACCTCAACCATGATAAAATTTTTGCTCATCCAACAACATCAGTTCACTCTCCACCATTTCATCTTCTGTCTGCCATCAATGGCTACCTTCAACATGTCATTTCTCACGCAACCCCATTCTAGTCTTCCCAATTTTCCCAATTTTTCTTCCCAAAATACCCCTTCTTTCTCCTCATATTCACTTCCCAAAACTTCCCTTATTTTCCCTTCCTTTACTGTCCGACCCCAAAACGGAACCATCACTCGCCGCATCGTTGTTGTTGCAGCTCTGAAAAAACTCTCTGAAACAGACCCTTTAACTGTGCCTGTACAACCTAATGAAATATCTGCAAGGTTCCCGAATGAATCAGGTGTATATGCTGTGTATGATAGTAATGGTGATCTTCAATTTGTTGGCATATCACGCAATATTGCTGCCAGTGTTGTTTCCCATAAGAATTCTGTACCCCAATTCTGCTCTTCCGTAAAGGTAGCAACTTTGATTATTCACTTATTTGAATATTAAAGTAAAAAGTATCTAACTTTAATGAGAATTGGCGCCTGCTCAATTATAGAGTGATGCTCTGAGAAAATCCACCTGCTGAATCTATGCCGGGCTACGGAGATATAAAAATAGCTTAATACGTGGACAACTCCCTAAACTTATCACTATAGTTCATTAGACACTCGAATTGCAGTTTGTTCCAATTGAGCACCCTGTGTATGCTAAAGTGTTCCTATTAGACACTTCCATTTCAAACTTTGGAAAAGGCTTTTGTGTGTCCTTTGTGGAGATAGTTAACCACTTAAAATATGTTGTCTCTTTTAATTACACACATTAGCCTCAAAATAAGTCGTAAAACCTCAGACATATTCCTAGGTGACGTATTTTATGTGGTCAACTTAACTACTTGAGCATATGCGCAAAAGTTTTTGGAACAAACCGTAATTCTGAGTGTCAAAATGAAATTTACTAGCAAGTTTAAGGGGCTTTCGACATATTAGAGACTTTTAAGTTTGATTAGAATCAGCATATCCAAGTTATGTGCTGCATTATAGTGAGATGCACATGAATTGTTCGCTTTTCAAGTTACcagttttcaaaaataaaataatatagtgaAATGCACATTGTTGTGAGAATATATGGAGGATATCCTGgttttacttgtgaaaaaaagGTTACTTCGTTGCATGTTCTTTCTTCAGTTAGTCATATATACTTGTGGCCTGAGaaatgaaaccaattttatttttcttgataacaTTTATTGCTTCATTCTTCCATTGGGTATAAGAATTTTGTTCCTAGCTTTGCTTCACTTTGTGATACTTGAATAGCTGAGAGTTTTATCACGAAGGTGATATCTCCTATAGTCTAGTTATTTGCTAGCAAATCACTAGAGCACACTTAAGAATATCAGTCGAGTTACTCTCTTGTGAGTGATTGACCACATGTCTAAGATGTTGCAAACTTGCAATAGGTCATGCCAAAATAGCTTTGTCTCGGAAATATAAGGCAAAGGCTGAATATATATGTCCCCTCTCCCATATTCCAGTACTTGATGGAGAATACATCATGTGTGGAGTAAgccttcaaattttcaaaaccATGATGGAGAAAATTCTTGGAGGGGCATATAACATGGTTGCATAGCCTGCAGAACCCTCGATTATGTTACTCAGGGTCCTTGTTTTGGTTCTTTTTGCCAGTTCTAGTAAGTCTCTTTAATTTCCACTGGCGATAGTTGGAAAATAATGGGTACTAGTTATTGTAACTTGCGATTCCGGTGGAGACCTTTTCCTGATATCTAACCTCCTTTCTACCAAGTTGAGTGTTCATATTCTGGTTAGATCTCGAAAACTAACTTGGAGACGAGGCTTTTACCCAGGACCCAGCTTCAGGGAAAAATGAACTGTATGGAGAATAGGACAGCAATGGGCCCCGGATTAAAGAAACTCAATGATAGCTCCTTGTAAAAACATAATCACATATTAACacaagaaattgaaagttaaaactaaaagaaatatttattgtTTAGTGTTACCTCTTTGGGACAGCACCCATTGGTGATGAGGCATACACCTTATTGCCTTGCACTGAACCACTGGCCAAGCGAGGAAAGAGTCAACCTATTTTGTACCTGTTAGAATAGGAGTAGGAATAGAAATAGTATAGAGAATCCTACTTGTAAAATGATTGTAACGTAGCGTCATAAATAGAGTCTTAATGTAATTATGTagatacacaattcaataataattttctcttatatttctctcATGGTATCAGATTATCAACACACTGCAATTTTTATGTGACCTAACCTTCTCCTtcagtgttttttttttctttttagaaaatcaACACACTACTAGGTTCGGATTTTTCCGGCAACAAAACCCCAGTTAGGATTGCCGGAAACAGGTGCAACACGTGCCTTCGCGCGCCATCAGAAGCAGTTCTCCGGCGAGGGTGTCAGATCCACGCATCGGCGCGTGGGGCAGTTTCTGGCCACTTTTTCTGGCTAGTTCTCTTTTCAGTGGGATCGTCTCTTCAATTCGAGGCTGCCCATATTTGATTCCGATCAAGTTCTGGCAGTCAGATCTAATTTTCCAACGACAGAGCactttattttcagattttggcagctgaacaattttttttttagattttgtcaacatatttccatatttttggctataaaattcaaaatttcacaaGATGTCTTTCGGGGTTGATATTTTTGGCACCTAAAATATGGGAATTGGAAGTTCAAGCCCTATGATCACTTCCATACCATTAACAGGAAGTTTGAATTACTTAGCTTGGGCTTCATCGGTTGAGTTGTGGTGCAAAGGTCAAGGTGTCCAAGATCACTTAACGAACAAAGTTAGTGTGGTAGATGAAAAAGGGAAGACTAGTGAGGAAGATGCGAAAGTCAGAGCACAATGGGAGAAGGTTAACGCTCAATTATGTAGTCTCACATTGCGCTCTAGTGATTCCAAGTTGATGCCCTTCTTTTGCCTATTTCGGACATGTTATTCAGTTTGACAAAAGGCTCATGCCTTGTACACCAATGACATATCGCGTTTCTATGATATGATAtctcgaatgaccaacttaaagaAACAAGAGTTCGATATGTCTACTTACTTGGGTCAGGTACAAACAGTAATGGAGGAATTTGAAACGTTGATGCTCGTAACTACAAATGTGGAAAAACTACAAGAGCATATACAAACGTCGTTTCTAGTTCTTACACTTGTTGGACTTCCTACTGACCATGATTCAGTACGTGTAAGATTTTAGCTAGTCCTATAGTTCCTACAATTGACGAGTTATTCTCTCGTCTACTTCGTCTTGCGATGCCTCCTAGttagaaattattttcatcaCATGTCGTTGAATCCTCTCTTACATCTCAAACCATAGAAAAACAAACATATCAGTCTATGGAGAATCGACGTAGAGGAGGTCGTTTTGGAAAATCTTGACCTAAGTATAGTTATTATCATAAGCCTGAACACACTCAGTACATATGTTATACTTTGCATGGTCCACCACCCAGTTATGGTCTGATTGCTATAAAGGAATATAATGAGCTCCTTCTAAATCGAGCAAGTAAGTGGATTTCTCCACAAGTAGCCTCTGTCGCTCAACCTGAGCGACCAAATTGCTTAGATAGAATATGATGAGTTCCTTCAGTAGCGAGCAAGTAAGTAGACATCTCCACAAGTATTCTTAGTTAATCAGCTTAATGCTTTTGTTGCTGGTAATTCTTTTGCATGTGTTTCACAATCTAGTGCTCTTGGTTCATGGGTCGTGCACTCAAGCGTTCTGACATATTTCTGGTAATAAATCACTTCTATTCGATATTATTTATTCGCATCCTCTTCCTGTTAGTACTTTATCCAGTGGGAGACGAACAAAACCAAAAGGTGTTGGACTTTATTCTTTATGTccctggttgtccttttaatcttacATATGTTAGTCGTTTGACACGTGCCCTACATTGTGGCATAAtactttttgatgattttttctcATGCATGGCCGCAGTATGGGACAAACAATTGGCACAGGACATGAATCAAAAGTACTTTACTatcttacctcttcaaattccttcacatcATGCTTCATTATAGATCCTCCTAACCTAATTCACAAACCTTTGGAACATCCGAGTCTATCTAAGCTACGGAAGTGGTGCGtagtttgtctagtttatccacattagattgtgagtcgtgTCAACTTTGCAACACACCAGTACTACATTTTCACGAGGGTCGTTTAGAGTCTATTTTTCACTAGTTCATTATGATATTCGGGGTCCTAGTAGGGTAAGTTCACCCTtaggattttgttattttgttagtttcattgatgattgttcaagatgtacttgggttttcttaatgaaagatcgtTATGAGTTATTTTCTATATACAAAAGTTTTTGCACTGAAATTCAtaatcaatttggtgtttctattcgtaCTTTTCATAGTGATAATaccttagaatacttatcctcccAGGTTTAGGAGTTTATTACTCCCCAAGGAATTATTCACCAGACATCTTGTTCATACACCCCTCGGTAGAACGGTGTAGCAGAAAGGAAGAATAAGTATCTCATTGAGACTGCTCACGCTCTTCTCATTGAATCGCATGTTGCGTTGTTTTTTTGGAGTGATACAGTCCTTGCATCTTGTTATTTAATTAATAGAATGCCCTTATCTTTTATTTAGAATCAAGTTCCCATTCCATATTATTTTCTCAGTCATATGTCTACTCTATCCTTCATTGTGTCTTTAGGAGCACATGCTTTGTTCATAATTTAGCCCCAGGAAAAGATAAATAAGCCCACGTGCTCTCAAATGTGTTGTTCGTGGTTACTCTCAAATTCAAAAGACGGTATCATTGCTATTCACCTAATCTTCGTCGATACCGTATGTCCGCTGATGTCATATTCTTTGAATCTCAATCTTACTGTATATCTTCTGATCATCTTGATATCTTCGAGGTCTTACCCATACTCTAGTCTTACCTGCATCAACATTTAAGGAATTTACGGTTACTTCTACATCTCTGGTTGCAGTGCCACCACTTCTGACTTATTATTGCCATCTGCGTCCAACATTAGTCCCAAATGATTCATGTCATGCTTCGGATGCTGCTCCTACTGCAGACTTGTTTCCTCCTAGCCAATCTGTGGCACTTCAAAAAGTTATATGATCCACTCATAATACTAACCCACATTGTACTTTCTTGAGTTATTATCGTCTATCATCACCTCATTATGCCTTTGTATCATCTTTGTCTTCTATTTCCATCCTTAAGACTacaggtgaagcacttcctaatcCAGGATGGAAGCAGActatgattgatgagatgtctGCTTTACATACGAGTGGTGCTTGAGAGCTTGTTTCTCGTCTTGCAAGTAAATCTATTGTTGATTGTCGTTGGTTTATGTGATCAAAGTTGCTCCAGAAGTTTAGATTGATCGGCTTAAGGCCTGCCTTGTTGCCAAAGGGTAACTCAGATATTTGGGCTAgattatagtgacactttctctCCCCCTGGCTAAAATAGCTTCTGTTTGTCTTTTTTCTATCTATGGTTGTTCTtcattggcctctttatcagttggatAGTAAGAATGCTTTTTTGCACgatgatcttgaggaagaagtctgTATGGAGCAACCACCTAGTTTTGTTGCTTAGGGGGAGTCTAGTAGTCTCGTATGTCATTTGCGCGGTTCTTTCTATGGTCTAAATCAGTCTCCTCGAGGTTTGGGATGTTTAGTACAGTAATTCAGGAGTTTGATATGTTTCATAGGGGAACTGATCAGTTAGTGCTTTACCGCCATTCTACACCAAATCTGTGTATTTATGTGGTGGTTTACGTTGATGATATAGTTATCACTAGCAATGATCAAGATGACATTACTAATTTGAAACAACATCTCTTCTATTATTTCTAGACTAAAGACCTTGGCAGACTGTAAGATTTTCTAGGCATTTAGGTTGCTTAGTCTAGTTTAGGTATAGTTATTTCTCAATGCAAGTATGATGTAGATATTCTTAAGGAGACAGGAATGATGGGATATagacccattgacactcctataGATCCACTCAGTGATCTTGGAAGGTATAGGTGGCGgattggaaagttgaattatctcacaatGACTAGACCTGAGTGTTGCAAGTCAGTTTATTGACTTTCCTCTGTGATAGTCACTGAAATGCAGTTGTTCGTATTCTGCGATATATAAAGCCAACTCCGGGTAAAGGACTGCTCCTCGAGGATTGACGCCATGATCATATGATTGGATATATATACGTTGATTGGCAGGATCACCCTCACGTTCTACATTcagatattgtgttttagtagtaggtaatttggtgtcttggaaaagtaagaaaaaaagtgtGGTTGATTGATCCAGTAAAGAAGCAAAATATCGAACAATGGTTGTAGCAACTTGTGAGTTAGTTTGGATCAAACAGTTGCTGAGAGAACTAAAATTTAGAGAAATCGATAAGATGGAACTTGTGTGTGATAATCAAGCGGCTCTTCATATCACTTCAAATTcagtgtttcatgagaggactaatcatattgattgtcactttgttagagaaaagatactctcaggagatattgttacaaaatttgtgaagtcaagtaATCAACTTGCAGATATTTTCGCTAAGTCTCTCACCAGTACTtctattaattacatttgtaacaagccaTGTACATATGACTTATATGTAGCAGCTTGAGGGGAAGTGTTAGAATAAGAGTAGGAATATGAATAGTaaatagaatcctacttggaaaaggtatttaatgtagtgtctataaatagagtCTCAATGTAATTATGTAGATACACagttcaataatatttttctcctatatttcacACATGGTATTGGAGCATTGATGATAGGAAGAGTATCGTTGTACGTCATTCCAGCGAACTCAGTGTCACTGGGCAATTTTTCGGTGACCTAAATTTCTCTGTcagtgttttcttttttttcccccCAGAAAATCAACACATCACCAGGTTCAGATTGCCTAGTTTCTTTTTTGGTTTAACATGGCTATTGCGAATGAAACAGAGGTCGTGATAGACTTCTGAGTTCATTCCACATTCAACAGTGATGTTGACCTGGGAATATCTTTGAAGCACTTTTTAGTTGTTgactttttaatataaatatcctAAAGAAAACATATccctaaaattatgatttcgccctagcttttgttttgattttaaaaagcaTTGTGTTTGTCTCAAATTTTCTCTATCTAGTATagatcccacacccacacccatgcAGTGTCAACACGGTGTGCAACATCGACAGTGAAGAGTTCACACAATTTAGATTCGTAGTGCACATAAGGCACACCATGCTGAATAAACATCCTCTTTAGTTTGGAGAGCGTAAGTAGACTTCCTGAAAGCAATATATGTTGGCTAAGCATGTTACCCAACCAAGCAATCAAATCTCCTTGTCCCAGGCATAGCAAGCAGTACATTTCCTAATCATCTTATTATGTGAATGTGGATTTGTCAGACCTCACATGCACCGTTGTTCTTGCTTAGAATCTCAGTGGCTGTGACTCTTCATCAACACATCTCTATCTGCACTTTGAAATTTGAATATTAGCGCAGGGATTCCTCTAAGCAGTTAAAAGCATAATAAATTGCAAAGGATTCCTCTGTATCTTCTTACCACTAAAAAACAAGTCTGTACCGTTCATTACTTCTGTCGGAAAGTCTCATGTTTGTTTTTCAGTCATTTTATACTGTCAGGATTTTAAGGCTATTCTTTTCTCATGTTTGTTTTTCTCTCGTTTTATACTTTCAAGATTTTAAGGCTATTTTTTCCCTTTGAATACTTGATTATTGGTATAGTATTTGTAGGTTGGTGTGGTTGATGAGCCAAATAGAACAGCTTTAACTGAATCTTGGAAATCATGGATGGAAGAACATATTGCGACCAGTGGAAAGGTACCACCAGGTAATGAACCAGGAAATTCGACATGGGTACGTCAGCCTCCAAAGAAGAAGGCTGATCTAAGGTTAACACCAGGCCGTCATGTGCAGTTGACAGTTCCCTTGGAGGACCTCATTGACCGGCTAGTGAAAGAGAACAAGGTGGTTGCTTTCATTAAAGGATCAAGAAGTGCACCACAATGTGGGTTTTCACAAAGGGTGGTAGGCATTCTTGAAAGTGAAGGTGTCGATTATGAAAGCGTCGATGTCCTCGATGAAGAGTACAACGCCGGGTTGAGAGAGACGTTGAAGAACTATAGTAACTGGCCTACATTTCCACAAATTTTTGTAAAGGGTGAGTTAGTTGGTGGGTGTGATATCTTGACCTCCATGTATGAAAAGGGCGAACTTGCCAGCTTGTTCAAAAGCTAAATGTTCAATTAGCAGTAAAGAGTACGCTTTGTTGTAAGAATTACACATCTTTGAACTAATTCACTCATCAGTGTGTCTGGTGTTGTAGAAATAGTGGAATAGTTGGAAGACGTTCATTGGTCCTGTGTACAACAGAATTTTGTTCTAACTAACAAATGGATGCATATTTTTACTGACGTCAATGAGTAGCATGACAACAGAAGATAAGACCTGGGTTCGTTTGGTATGTCGGATGAGGCAGCAAATATATTTCATGAATCATGAGTTTAGCTATTCCACCTTACATATGAAATAGCTAATTCCAAATTAATTAGTATTTATAATCAAATATGGAATAAATTAATTTAAGTAATGTATTTTATCTCGAAACTTTTATCCTCATTCCGCATCAAACGACCTGTATATTTTTTCCAAGTAGAATTTTGTCATTTTCCATTTTTTCATCGAGTATGCTAGAGATGTGCTGATAAGTATCCTTTTTCACAAAGTAAAATAATCTTTTGACCATTTTGCATATTTCACTTCCCTGCTAATGTGGTTAGGTGATTCAATTTTTAACTTCTAAAGAAATAGACAGGAAAATGGGTGACTAAATAAACTTCGTAAATATAGGTCATCAGTTTAAGTGTGCGGCAAAAACGGTTGAAATTGCagtaaaggacaaaaataaaGCAAGTGATATTTCAAGAAAAAGCTCTACGTTGTGACATGATAACGACAAAAGCcaattattgaattttaaattaataaattatattttaaataagtaatttaaaaggTGAGATCTTTATTGCGTATTAAAAGATCTAGAATTTGGTCATAATTATCAAAAGGTACAAGAACAAGTAATGAAACAAACTAAAGAACAAAGGGTAAAACTCACTTTAAAATTGCCCCGCATAATTTAGATAAATCTGCGGAGAGGTAGGCGATAGGGCCTAacgagattccggtggatttttggaagtatgctgGTGGGACAGGCTtgaggtggttgactgatttgtttaacgccattttcaagactgcgagaatgcatgaggcttggagatggagtacgatgattccattatataaaaacaagggtgacgttcaaagttgcaacaactataggggtattaagctgttgaatcacactatgaagatttgggagagggtggttgagcagagattgaggagggtagtgtccattttggagaattagtttggttttatgccgGGTCGCTCgactgtcacacccttttttttacCGAGAAAAGTTAGATTTTacgtttcgaaagggtttttattattaaagtgacaaaatgaaaatttatttcgaaaaaaaattatttacattttttattcagagtcaccacttggcataatctggtctgccaagtcacctttgaaaaatccttttcaaaatgatttgactctgtaaaattggtttgcgaacagagattccggctaaggaattctattaactgaggggaaggtgttaggcacccctcgatcccgtggtttgaccacggtcgcttggcggagtgtatcggctaatttggaactacgaatatataaaccacacaaatacACGCAAATCAATCATTCAagcaaacaaaattcaaaaccaaaataatgtccgaGTTATAAatcccaaaaaatagaaaaatacgaaaatataaatctcattctaaactaatcctagactcaTGATTTAATGCTTTACCcgtgcctcgggccttcatcacgaacacCCTTTGTGAACATGATACgacagggcattccccggtgaataagtacaatgtgacctcggggcattccctggttaaatgaatacatttcttTCAAAATGAGAAACTAAACCATTCAATacaatttcaaacattcaacaaaactaCGAGTCCTAAGTTTGCCTACCCTGAACCTAAGATTTGCCTAACGACCCTCAACCTAAAACATGTTACTATCGAGATCAACATAATTAACATTCATTTCAATTTAAACAACCAACAACAAATCGACATAAACCCACATTCATGTTTATTAATTCTTCGATTCCCGCCCCAATTTCACTCTTAACCAAGGATAATAAACATTAATATGAAATCAACCAATCAAAATCACCACCGTGACAATCAAAATTGCTCAAAAATACACAATCAAAACATATCAATAATTCACACCATCACTCACATAAGATTGacaaaattataaagaaagagatgaaattgGACCTCAAATATTGCCTCAATCAACTAAATTTCTTTAGCAATCTCACGAGTTCATAAAAAGAGCATCGACCGGAACCACGCCAATCTCGAACCAACAACGACCTCAACTCAAACCCAAAAAT encodes:
- the LOC107842530 gene encoding bifunctional monothiol glutaredoxin-S16, chloroplastic yields the protein MIKFLLIQQHQFTLHHFIFCLPSMATFNMSFLTQPHSSLPNFPNFSSQNTPSFSSYSLPKTSLIFPSFTVRPQNGTITRRIVVVAALKKLSETDPLTVPVQPNEISARFPNESGVYAVYDSNGDLQFVGISRNIAASVVSHKNSVPQFCSSVKVGVVDEPNRTALTESWKSWMEEHIATSGKVPPGNEPGNSTWVRQPPKKKADLRLTPGRHVQLTVPLEDLIDRLVKENKVVAFIKGSRSAPQCGFSQRVVGILESEGVDYESVDVLDEEYNAGLRETLKNYSNWPTFPQIFVKGELVGGCDILTSMYEKGELASLFKS